The Thermococcus peptonophilus genomic sequence TTTTTGAGAACTTCAGAATGAACAAGGAGCGTGGAATTTTCAAGGGCAAGATCTACCCCGTTAACCCCAAGCTCGACGAGATAGAGGGCTATAAGGTTTATCACGACGTTAAAGAGCTCCCCGATGACACTGATCTGGCCGTTATTGCGATTCCAGCCAAGTTCGTTCCAGCAACAATGAGGGATATAGCTGAGAAGGGCATCAAGGCCGTCATAATCATCACCGGGGGCTTCGGTGAGCTCGGCGAGGAAGGCAAGAGAATGGAGCAGGAGATACTTGAGATAGCGAGGGCAAACGGAATAAGGGTCATCGGCCCCAACTGTGTCGGCGTTTACGTTCCAGACACGGGTGTTGATACCGTCTTCCTGCCCGAGGAGAAGATGGACAGGCCAAAGAGCGGACCAATAGCCTTCGTCAGCCAGAGCGGAGCCTTTGCTGCTGCTATGCTCGACTGGGCGGCCGGCGAGGATGTTGGCATCGGAAAGATGGTCAGCTACGGCAACAAGATAGACGTTGACGACGCCGATCTAATGGAGTACTTCATCCACGACGACGAGATAAAGGTTGTGACATTCTACATCGAGGGTGTCAAGGACGGAAGGAAGTTCATGGATGCAGCCAGAAAGATAACCAAAGTTAAGCCTGTCATAGCCCTGAAAAGTGGGAGAACGGAGTACGGTGCTAAAGCCGCTTCTTCACACACTGGCTCGCTCGCTGGAGCTGACACCATCTACGACGCCGTCTTCAAGCAGACGGGCATAATCCGTGCTGAGGACTTTGAGCACATGTTCGACTTAGCTAAGGCCTTCGCAGCCCTTGGCCACAAGCTCCCGAAGGGCGACAGGATAGGCATAATCACCGACGGCGGTGGAGCGGGCGTTATGGCGAGCGATGCCGTAGCAAGGTTCGGCCTCAAAATGGCCGAGCTGAGTGACGAAACCATAAAGTTCCTCAAGGAGAACTTTCCGCCGCACGCGGTAGCTGGGAACCCGACCGATGTCGTCGGCGACACTGATGCCGAGAGGTACAGGATAGCTATCGAGGCCTTCACGAAGGACCCGAACGTCGATGCCATAGTCATCATCGTCCTCTTCCAGGTTCCGCTCCTCGAAGAGGAGAAGATCATCGAGATACTCGCCGACTACCAGAAGAAAAGCGACAAGCCGATAGTTGCCGTTGCAATGGGCGGAAGGAAGACTGACCGCTACGCGAGGATGCTTGAGGAGAGGGGCGTCCCCGTTTACCCGACCCCTGAGAGGGGAGTCCGTGCCATGGCAGGCCTCGTGAGGTATGCGGAATACCTCCGCAAGGTTAAGGGGGAATGAAGTATGAGCGCCAGAGAAGAGGCCCTTAAGGTTATTGAGAGTGTTTTGAAGTCCGGAAGGACTGCGCTCGTTGAGTACGAGGCCAAGCAGGTCTTGAAGGCCTACGGCCTGCCCGTCCCAAACGAAAAGCTTGCCAAGACCCTTGATGAAGCACTGGAGTACGCCGAAGAGATTGGATATCCGGTTGCTATGAAGCTCATGTCGCCTCAGATACTCCACAAGAGCGACGCCAAGGTCGTCATGCTCAATATAAAGTCCCCCGAGGAGCTGAAGCAGAAGTGGGAGGAGATTCACGAGAACGCGAGGAAGTACCGCCCCGATGCCGAGATTCTCGGCGTCCTCATAGCGCCGATGCTCAGGCCTGGAAGGGAAATCATCATCGGTGTCACTGAAGACCCGCAGTTCGGCCACGCGATAATGTTCGGTCTCGGCGGCATCTTCGTCGAGGTGCTCAAGGACGTGACCTTCAGGATAATCCCGATAACCGAGAAGGATGCAAGAAAGATGATAACAGAGATCAAGGGCTATCCGATTCTTGCTGGAGCGCGAGGTGAGGAGCCTGCTGACATAGACGCCATCGTGGACATGCTCCTTAAAGTATCTCAGCTCGTTGACGAGCTCAGGGACTACATCAAGGAGATGGACCTCAATCCGGTTTTCGTCTACGAGAAGGGCAAGGGAGCCGTTGTCGTTGATGCCAGGATAATAGCGAAGGCTCCAGAGGAGAAAAAGGAGTGAAAAACCCTCAACAACTTTCTTTTTTGCCCTTTTGTCACTTTTGGGCATTTCTGAGCAATACTCTTACAGGTTGCCCAGCTCAAGAACCTGCCCCCACTTCTCGCAGACCTTCTTCAGCCGTTCCATTACTTCC encodes the following:
- a CDS encoding acetate--CoA ligase family protein, with protein sequence MAEKIVEELKPFFEPKAVAIIGATDKKGKVGNVIFENFRMNKERGIFKGKIYPVNPKLDEIEGYKVYHDVKELPDDTDLAVIAIPAKFVPATMRDIAEKGIKAVIIITGGFGELGEEGKRMEQEILEIARANGIRVIGPNCVGVYVPDTGVDTVFLPEEKMDRPKSGPIAFVSQSGAFAAAMLDWAAGEDVGIGKMVSYGNKIDVDDADLMEYFIHDDEIKVVTFYIEGVKDGRKFMDAARKITKVKPVIALKSGRTEYGAKAASSHTGSLAGADTIYDAVFKQTGIIRAEDFEHMFDLAKAFAALGHKLPKGDRIGIITDGGGAGVMASDAVARFGLKMAELSDETIKFLKENFPPHAVAGNPTDVVGDTDAERYRIAIEAFTKDPNVDAIVIIVLFQVPLLEEEKIIEILADYQKKSDKPIVAVAMGGRKTDRYARMLEERGVPVYPTPERGVRAMAGLVRYAEYLRKVKGE
- a CDS encoding acetate--CoA ligase family protein; this translates as MSAREEALKVIESVLKSGRTALVEYEAKQVLKAYGLPVPNEKLAKTLDEALEYAEEIGYPVAMKLMSPQILHKSDAKVVMLNIKSPEELKQKWEEIHENARKYRPDAEILGVLIAPMLRPGREIIIGVTEDPQFGHAIMFGLGGIFVEVLKDVTFRIIPITEKDARKMITEIKGYPILAGARGEEPADIDAIVDMLLKVSQLVDELRDYIKEMDLNPVFVYEKGKGAVVVDARIIAKAPEEKKE